A DNA window from Ctenopharyngodon idella isolate HZGC_01 chromosome 8, HZGC01, whole genome shotgun sequence contains the following coding sequences:
- the wnt5a gene encoding protein Wnt-5a, which translates to MMVKLKLMCSVLDTRHAVLAMTFCAFFMHVIVEANSWWSLAMNPLLIPEAYIIGGQPLCSQLEGLSKGQRKLCQLYQDHMHFIGEGAKTGIQECQYQFRQRRWNCSTVDNSSVFGRVMQIGSRETAFTYAISAAGVVNAVSRACREGELSSCGCSRAARPKDLPRDWLWGGCGDNLNYGYRFSKEFVDAREREKTFAKGSVESARLLMNLHNNEAGRRMASDLAHVSCKCHGVSGSCSLKTCWLQLADFRKVGDALKEKYDSAAAMKLNSRGKLIQVHSKFNSPTSHDLVYIDPSPDYCIGNKTTGSLGTQGRLCNKTSEGMDGCALMCCGRGYDQYKVQMVERCHCKFHWCCYVKCKRCSRTVDQFVCK; encoded by the exons ATGATGGTCAAGCTGAAGCTGATGTGCTCAGTCTTGGACACACGACACGCTGTGCTCGCAATGACCTTCTGTGCCTTCTTTATGCATGTTATTGTGGAAGCTAACTCGTGGTG GTCTCTAGCAATGAACCCCCTCCTGATACCAGAAGCATATATCATAGGAGGTCAGCCGCTGTGCAGTCAACTGGAAGGACTGTCCAAAGGTCAGAGGAAGCTTTGCCAGCTGTACCAAGATCACATGCATTTCATTGGAGAGGGTGCCAAGACGGGCATCCAGGAGTGCCAATACCAGTTTCGCCAGCGCCGCTGGAACTGCAGCACAGTGGACAACTCCTCAGTGTTCGGCAGAGTCATGCAGATAG GGAGCAGAGAGACAGCGTTCACATACGCTATCAGTGCTGCAGGTGTGGTGAATGCAGTGAGTCGAGCCTGCAGAGAGGGGGAGCTGTCGAGCTGCGGCTGCAGCAGGGCGGCGAGACCTAAAGATCTGCCGCGAGACTGGCTGTGGGGCGGCTGCGGTGACAACCTCAATTATGGATACCGCTTCAGCAAAGAGTTTGTGGATGCCCGCGAACGGGAAAAAACCTTCGCCAAAGGCTCTGTGGAAAGTGCCAGACTGCTGATGAACCTTCACAACAATGAGGCGGGACGGAGG ATGGCATCAGATCTCGCCCATGTGTCCTGTAAGTGTCACGGCGTGTCTGGCTCCTGCAGCCTTAAAACATGCTGGTTGCAACTTGCGGATTTCCGTAAAGTGGGCGACGCTCTGAAAGAGAAATATGACAGCGCCGCTGCCATGAAGCTGAACAGCCGTGGAAAGCTCATTCAAGTTCACTCCAAATTTAACTCTCCTACTAGCCACGACCTGGTGTACATAGACCCCAGTCCGGATTACTGCATAGGGAACAAGACTACTGGCTCTTTAGGAACTCAAGGTCGCCTCTGTAACAAGACGTCTGAAGGCATGGACGGCTGTGCACTCATGTGTTGCGGTCGAGGTTACGATCAATACAAGGTGCAGATGGTCGAGCGCTGCCACTGCAAGTTCCACTGGTGCTGTTATGTCAAATGCAAGCGATGTTCGCGCACAGTCGACCAGTTTGTTTGCAAGTAG